Proteins from a single region of Candidatus Omnitrophota bacterium:
- a CDS encoding OmpH family outer membrane protein — translation MISGLKGGRLMKKVRIVSLVVIFVAALFLNIAYSADKFAYVDLSRIFSEYKKTQDYEKTLGDKESVYSKERDKKIDELKKLQDKLNLLSDKDKETKQKDLEIKVKDLQGFDRQNQTDLRKEQDEKMKEILKDIEETVKSYSEKEGYTMVFNDRVLVYQVKNMDITDKIVSILNKNYKK, via the coding sequence ATGATATCGGGATTAAAAGGAGGAAGGTTGATGAAAAAAGTAAGAATTGTATCATTAGTGGTCATTTTTGTAGCAGCTCTTTTCCTAAACATAGCTTATTCTGCGGATAAATTTGCCTATGTAGATTTAAGCAGGATCTTCAGCGAATACAAGAAAACACAGGACTACGAAAAGACCCTCGGTGATAAAGAGTCGGTCTACAGCAAAGAAAGAGACAAAAAGATAGATGAGCTCAAGAAATTGCAGGATAAATTGAATTTACTCAGCGATAAGGATAAGGAGACCAAGCAGAAAGACCTGGAAATAAAAGTCAAGGACTTGCAGGGTTTTGACCGCCAAAATCAGACCGACCTGCGTAAAGAGCAGGATGAGAAAATGAAAGAGATACTTAAAGACATAGAAGAGACTGTGAAATCTTATTCCGAAAAGGAAGGCTATACCATGGTTTTTAATGACAGGGTCCTGGTTTACCAGGTTAAGAATATGGATATAACCGATAAGATAGTAAGCATCCTGAATAAGAATTATAAAAAATAG
- a CDS encoding acyl-ACP--UDP-N-acetylglucosamine O-acyltransferase, which yields MSIHPTAVISNKAKLGKGVSIGPYSVIGDGVNIADNVKIANSCTITGNTSIGANCNIFSGAVIGSVPQDLKYKGENSFLVIGKDNTIREFCTFNPGTSEGSKTIIGDGNLFMAYTHVAHDCVVGNNCIIANVGTLAGHVTIEDGAVIGGIVAIHQFVRVGTLSIIGGCSKVVQDIPPFSTCDGHPARVYGLNLIGLRRKQIPRQSITCLNSAFNILFTRGISIKHALEEIEKAKLSENQEVGYLVNFIKNSKRGLSRSCRSPKEE from the coding sequence ATGTCAATTCATCCAACAGCGGTAATTTCAAATAAGGCAAAATTAGGTAAAGGTGTTTCTATAGGCCCTTACAGCGTAATAGGCGATGGTGTAAATATCGCTGATAACGTTAAGATAGCCAATTCCTGCACTATTACGGGCAATACTTCAATAGGAGCAAACTGCAATATTTTTAGCGGAGCGGTTATAGGAAGCGTGCCGCAGGATTTGAAATATAAGGGTGAAAATAGTTTCCTGGTAATAGGCAAGGATAATACCATCAGGGAATTTTGCACTTTCAATCCCGGTACAAGCGAAGGCTCTAAGACGATTATCGGAGACGGTAACCTTTTTATGGCCTATACCCATGTTGCACACGATTGCGTAGTGGGCAATAATTGTATTATAGCTAATGTCGGCACTTTGGCCGGCCATGTAACGATTGAAGATGGGGCAGTTATCGGGGGGATCGTTGCTATACATCAGTTTGTAAGGGTAGGCACTCTTTCTATAATCGGGGGCTGTTCTAAGGTCGTCCAGGATATCCCGCCGTTTTCAACCTGTGATGGGCATCCTGCCCGTGTTTATGGACTTAATTTAATCGGTTTAAGGCGTAAGCAGATCCCCAGGCAATCTATCACCTGTCTAAACAGCGCATTCAATATTCTCTTTACCAGGGGCATATCCATTAAGCATGCCTTAGAAGAGATCGAGAAGGCTAAACTATCAGAGAATCAAGAGGTAGGATACCTTGTGAATTTTATAAAGAACTCCAAAAGAGGTCTATCTCGCTCCTGTCGCTCACCAAAAGAAGAATAA
- the lpxD gene encoding UDP-3-O-(3-hydroxymyristoyl)glucosamine N-acyltransferase: MKRTLGEIAKFIGGKVSGDENIVITGVSGIKEAGPEDITFVANPKYFSFADKTKAAAVIVSEEFGQIAKPFIRVKNPSLAFINVVSFVCPNQSIHSKGIHPSAIVAKSAKLGKDVSLGPYVVVEEGASIGDRSIIYAGCFIGRDTSIGPEALIYPNVTIRENVALGSRIIIHSGTVIGSDGFGYVNVDGVHHKVPQVGTVVIEDDVEIGANVTIDRARFDKTFIGKGTKIDNLVQIAHNVIIGSNSLVIAQAGISGSVVIGNNVTLAGQAGLSGHLTIGDNSIVAAQAGVTKSIPANTIVSGYPAKPHDVAIRVNACVQNLPRLYETVNELKKKVDSLQSKLKENG, from the coding sequence ATGAAAAGAACACTCGGCGAAATAGCAAAGTTTATAGGGGGCAAGGTAAGCGGGGATGAAAATATTGTTATTACCGGTGTTTCCGGCATAAAAGAGGCAGGGCCTGAAGATATAACCTTTGTTGCAAACCCCAAGTATTTCTCTTTTGCCGATAAAACAAAAGCCGCAGCCGTAATAGTCTCTGAAGAATTTGGCCAGATCGCTAAGCCGTTCATCAGAGTAAAAAATCCTTCCCTTGCGTTTATAAATGTCGTTTCATTTGTATGCCCAAACCAGTCTATTCATAGCAAGGGGATTCATCCTTCTGCCATAGTAGCCAAAAGCGCAAAACTCGGTAAAGATGTAAGCCTTGGGCCTTATGTGGTGGTAGAGGAAGGCGCAAGTATCGGCGATAGATCAATAATTTATGCCGGATGTTTTATAGGCAGGGATACTTCTATAGGCCCGGAGGCATTAATTTATCCTAATGTAACAATCCGCGAAAATGTTGCCCTTGGCAGCCGTATAATAATACACAGCGGCACAGTTATAGGCTCTGACGGTTTTGGATATGTCAATGTCGACGGGGTGCATCATAAAGTGCCTCAGGTTGGTACGGTAGTGATAGAGGATGATGTTGAAATAGGCGCGAATGTCACCATCGACAGGGCCAGGTTTGATAAGACTTTTATCGGCAAAGGCACAAAGATCGATAATCTTGTCCAGATCGCCCACAACGTTATCATCGGCAGCAATTCGCTCGTTATTGCGCAGGCAGGTATCTCCGGCAGTGTTGTTATAGGCAACAATGTCACATTGGCAGGCCAGGCTGGCTTGTCCGGGCATCTAACAATAGGGGATAATTCGATAGTCGCGGCGCAAGCCGGAGTCACTAAGAGTATACCGGCTAATACAATCGTTTCAGGTTATCCTGCTAAGCCGCACGATGTGGCAATACGCGTTAATGCCTGTGTGCAAAATTTACCCAGGCTTTATGAGACAGTTAACGAATTAAAAAAGAAAGTCGATTCCCTTCAGTCAAAATTAAAGGAGAACGGATAG
- a CDS encoding LpxI family protein, whose protein sequence is MERIGLIAGNRKFPIIFSEAARKKGYEIVAIAIKGDTSAKINQLADKVYWLKLSDFSRVFDILNYEGVKKILMAGQISPWRLFSKEVQKDKSLKEILDSLADKRADTIFGAIADKFSERGFEILDSTSLIEEQLPKKGTLTKKQPDFKGWEDVYFGFELAKKVAFLDIGQTVAVKQKAIVAIEALEGTDKLIKRAGKIARGGITIVKVSKPKQDKRFDIPVVGLSTIKNLIKARAQCLAIEAGKTLFIDKEISLAFADRHGLAIVAV, encoded by the coding sequence ATGGAAAGAATAGGCTTGATCGCCGGTAACAGAAAATTTCCTATAATTTTCTCCGAGGCTGCAAGAAAAAAAGGGTATGAAATTGTAGCCATAGCTATAAAGGGGGACACTTCCGCCAAGATCAATCAGCTTGCAGATAAAGTTTACTGGCTTAAGCTTAGCGATTTCAGCAGGGTTTTTGACATATTGAATTATGAAGGCGTAAAAAAAATATTAATGGCCGGACAAATCAGCCCCTGGAGGCTTTTTAGCAAAGAAGTCCAAAAGGACAAGTCCCTTAAAGAAATACTTGATTCGTTAGCTGATAAAAGAGCCGATACGATATTCGGCGCAATAGCCGATAAATTCAGCGAGAGAGGGTTTGAGATACTGGATTCAACGAGCCTTATTGAAGAGCAGCTTCCCAAGAAAGGCACGCTCACTAAAAAACAGCCTGATTTTAAAGGCTGGGAAGATGTATATTTCGGATTTGAGCTGGCAAAAAAGGTGGCCTTCTTAGACATAGGCCAGACTGTTGCCGTAAAGCAAAAAGCAATTGTTGCCATTGAGGCGCTTGAGGGTACCGACAAATTGATAAAAAGAGCAGGTAAAATTGCAAGAGGCGGCATTACAATAGTAAAGGTAAGCAAGCCTAAACAAGACAAGCGTTTTGATATCCCGGTCGTAGGTTTAAGCACTATTAAGAATCTCATTAAGGCGCGCGCCCAATGCCTTGCCATAGAGGCAGGTAAGACATTATTTATAGATAAAGAGATAAGTTTAGCTTTTGCTGATAGGCACGGGCTGGCAATAGTCGCAGTTTAA
- a CDS encoding bifunctional UDP-3-O-[3-hydroxymyristoyl] N-acetylglucosamine deacetylase/3-hydroxyacyl-ACP dehydratase: MDATKQRTIDKQVSLSGIGLHSAKKVNITFKPADIDMGISFVRTDLPNRPVIKVTADNSVAQGRSPRRTSISSNGVELYTIEHLLAAVYGLGIDNVFIEIDNEEAPGMDGSSHDFMQALLKAGIKEQDSPRKIYSIKEPVFVEENGSSIMVLPYPELRISYTLSYEHSLLKAQYLDLVLNEEVFKKELAPARTFCLENEAAQLQQQGVGKGANYSNTLVVGKNGVINNKLRFEDEFVRHKMLDLVGDLYMLGLPLKGHVIAVKSGHSLNQKLIRKIEQQRKRSVSASININYSPDSSEELDINMIMKILPHREPFLFVDKIIYLEKGKKAVGIKNVTINDYFFKGHFPGRPVMPGVLIIEAMAQVGGVMMLAPDENRGKLAFFMAVNNAKFRKPVVPGDQLVFEVEAGKIKSKTGQVSGRALVNGKVVAEADLMFALVEN; the protein is encoded by the coding sequence ATGGATGCCACAAAGCAAAGAACAATTGACAAGCAGGTAAGCTTAAGCGGGATTGGTTTGCACAGCGCAAAGAAAGTCAATATCACCTTTAAACCGGCAGATATAGATATGGGGATTAGTTTTGTGCGCACAGACCTTCCTAATCGGCCGGTTATAAAAGTCACTGCAGATAATTCTGTTGCCCAAGGCAGGTCTCCCCGCAGGACTTCAATCAGCTCTAACGGAGTTGAATTGTACACAATAGAACATCTTTTAGCTGCCGTATACGGTTTAGGGATAGATAATGTTTTTATTGAAATCGATAATGAAGAAGCCCCGGGCATGGATGGCAGCAGCCATGATTTTATGCAGGCGTTGCTTAAGGCAGGCATTAAAGAGCAGGATTCTCCCAGAAAAATATATTCCATAAAAGAGCCGGTATTCGTGGAAGAAAACGGTTCTTCTATAATGGTTTTGCCTTATCCGGAGTTAAGGATTTCATACACGTTAAGTTATGAGCATTCTTTATTAAAAGCCCAGTATCTTGATCTTGTTTTGAATGAAGAAGTTTTTAAAAAAGAACTCGCTCCTGCCAGGACTTTTTGCCTTGAGAATGAAGCCGCTCAATTACAGCAGCAGGGAGTAGGTAAAGGCGCCAATTATAGCAATACCTTAGTCGTGGGCAAGAACGGAGTGATTAATAATAAATTACGCTTCGAAGATGAATTCGTAAGGCATAAAATGCTTGATTTAGTCGGAGATTTATATATGTTAGGCCTGCCTTTAAAAGGCCATGTTATCGCCGTAAAAAGCGGGCATTCTTTGAACCAGAAGCTCATAAGAAAGATAGAACAGCAGAGAAAAAGATCGGTATCTGCTTCCATTAATATAAACTATAGCCCTGATTCCTCTGAAGAGCTGGATATAAATATGATAATGAAAATCCTCCCGCACAGAGAGCCTTTTCTCTTTGTTGACAAAATAATATATCTTGAAAAGGGCAAAAAGGCGGTAGGGATTAAGAATGTCACGATCAATGATTATTTCTTTAAAGGGCATTTCCCAGGAAGGCCGGTCATGCCCGGAGTATTGATTATTGAAGCAATGGCCCAGGTAGGCGGGGTCATGATGCTGGCGCCTGATGAAAACAGGGGAAAACTCGCGTTCTTTATGGCGGTTAATAATGCTAAATTCAGAAAACCCGTTGTGCCGGGGGACCAGCTTGTTTTTGAGGTTGAGGCAGGCAAGATAAAATCCAAAACTGGCCAGGTAAGCGGCAGGGCCCTTGTAAACGGCAAAGTGGTAGCCGAGGCAGATTTAATGTTTGCTTTGGTAGAAAACTGA